A single window of Deltaproteobacteria bacterium DNA harbors:
- a CDS encoding alpha/beta hydrolase-fold protein has translation MYESSTWYSERMGREATLNRWGVLGQPVLVFPTAGGDAGEIDRFLLIRALEPLLAAGRIKIYSCDSVAGRAWIQQEGSPGHRMWLLDQFHQYVKHEVVPAIRADCRSDDIPIWSAGASIGAFHAVAMVCRFPDLFHRALGMSGTYDLMRFIEVDHFDEHFFVSSPLHFLHTLEGLHLDVLRERFILLASGAGRAENMGESWNLAHVLGSHGVPNRVDAWGADWHHDWPTWRAMLPEYLDDWTS, from the coding sequence TTGTACGAGTCATCCACCTGGTACTCCGAGCGCATGGGCCGCGAGGCAACCCTCAACCGTTGGGGGGTGCTGGGGCAGCCGGTCCTGGTCTTCCCCACGGCCGGGGGTGACGCCGGCGAGATCGACCGCTTCCTCCTCATCCGGGCCCTCGAGCCCCTGCTCGCCGCCGGCCGGATCAAGATCTACTCCTGCGACAGCGTCGCCGGGCGCGCCTGGATCCAGCAGGAGGGCAGCCCCGGCCACCGCATGTGGCTCCTCGACCAGTTCCACCAGTACGTGAAGCACGAGGTGGTCCCGGCCATCCGCGCCGACTGCCGCAGCGACGACATCCCGATCTGGAGCGCCGGCGCCTCCATCGGCGCCTTCCACGCGGTGGCCATGGTCTGCCGCTTCCCCGACCTCTTCCACCGGGCCCTGGGCATGAGCGGGACCTACGACCTCATGCGCTTCATCGAGGTGGACCACTTCGACGAGCACTTCTTCGTCTCCTCGCCCCTCCACTTCCTCCATACCCTGGAGGGGCTGCACCTGGACGTGCTGCGGGAGCGCTTCATCCTCCTGGCCTCCGGCGCGGGCCGGGCGGAGAACATGGGCGAGAGCTGGAACCTGGCCCACGTGCTGGGCAGCCACGGGGTGCCCAACCGCGTGGACGCCTGGGGCGCGGACTGGCACCACGACTGGCCCACCTGGCGGGCCATGCTGCCGGAGTACCTGGACGACTGGACGTCTTGA